Proteins encoded in a region of the Triticum dicoccoides isolate Atlit2015 ecotype Zavitan chromosome 3A, WEW_v2.0, whole genome shotgun sequence genome:
- the LOC119270377 gene encoding tRNA (guanine(26)-N(2))-dimethyltransferase-like: protein MASANAAAPAVTFQPGRRAPLPPRCTHSERGVSFDPGSAFYRSDSAPGRDLAVLAATLHRRRRPDPSAAFLCLDAMCGSAVRALRYLAQAGADFVWANDASDALHPVIVGNLSRFEPVPPEGQRRWVVSHLDATRLLAERYLRREYFDVIDVDSFGSEAEYIRAAFLALKIGGLLYLTSTDWRSARGYGGKCSLSSYGAYVLPVPYPNEIGLRMLLGGAAREAAMLGFHIKPVFSYYAYHGPIFRAMVQLCHGKEDGISNYGFICHCKSCGQSQTFGFDELGQISCGCANRTDATSITVVGPLWTGPLHDRSSITEMLNLAVEWGWAHISENGVTLEKLLGTMIEESDPRLPPGYIRLDEIASRAKVNSPPLGTLIHSLQKEGYAACRSHIGANAVKTNSPISSCIVVAREIRNLR, encoded by the exons ATGGCGTCCGCcaacgccgccgccccggccgtcaCCTTCCAGCCCGGCCGGCGCGCCCCGCTGCCGCCCCGCTGCACGCATTCCGAGCGCGGTGTCTCCTTCGACCCCGGCTCCGCCTTCTACCGCAGCGACAGCGCCCCGGGCCGCGACCTCGCCGTCCTCGCCGCCACCCtccaccgccggcgccgccccgacccctccGCCGCTTTCCTGTGCCTCGACGCCATGTGCGGCTCCGCTGTCCGCGCGCTCCGCTACCTCGCGCAGGCCGGCGCCGACTTCGTCTGGGCCAACGACGCCTCCGACGCGCTCCACCCGGTCATCGTCGGCAACCTCTCTCGCTTCGAGCCCGTGCCTCCCGAAGGGCAGAGGCGGTGGGTGGTGTCGCACCTCGACGCCACCCGGCTGCTCGCCGAGAGGTACCTCCGCCGCGAGTACTTCGACGTCATCGACGTCGACTCGTTCGGCAGCGAGGCCGAGTACATCCGGGCGGCCTTCCTGGCGCTCAAGATTGGTGGCCTTCTCTACCTCACCTCCACCGATTGGCGGTCGGCCAGAGGTTATGGCGGAAAATG CTCACTGTCTTCATACGGAGCATACGTTCTTCCAGTGCCATATCCGAATGAGATTGGTTTGCGAATGCTTTTAGGTGGGGCTGCCCGTGAAGCAGCAATGCTGGGATTTCACATAAAACCAGTATTCTCTTATTACGCGTACCATGGTCCAATTTTTCGAGCGATGGTACAATTATGCCATGGAAAAGAAGATGGCATCAG CAATTATGGTTTCATTTGTCATTGCAAGAGTTGCGGCCAGTCTCAGACTTTTGGATTTGACGAATTGGGGCAGATTTCTTGCGGATGTGCAAATAGAACA GATGCCACTTCAATCACAGTTGTAGGCCCACTTTGGACAGGTCCTCTCCATGATCGCTCTTCCATTACAGAAATGCTAAACTTGGCTGTAGAATGGGGATGGGCACACATAAGTGAGAATGGTGTCACTTTGGAAAAACTTCTTGGCACCATGATTGAGGAGAGTGACCCAAGGTTACCGCCTGGATATATAAGACTTGATGAG ATTGCCAGCCGAGCAAAAGTTAACTCTCCACCGCTCGGTACACTCATCCATTCATTGCAGAAG GAAGGTTATGCTGCTTGTAGATCTCATATAGGTGCCAATGCTGTCAAGACCAACTCTCCCATCAGTTCTTGCATTGTGGTTGCACGGGAGATCCGAAATTTGCGATAA